Proteins encoded together in one Caldicellulosiruptor saccharolyticus DSM 8903 window:
- a CDS encoding ABC transporter permease has protein sequence MEKFLLSCKMAIQSIFLNRLRSFLTLLGVVIGVGAVVAAVGLAEGTTAGITKEIEKLGTNLVYVFINPASKSEDISVDQFLEFARKNNDVIMGVSPFVQYPAQAIFRGKKEECQIIGATAEYMMIQNLALSKGRFISPVDSDFRQKVAVIGSRIRKKLFNSQNPVGQEINVNGQVFKVVGVLKEKQGGRDNTVDDSIIVPLFALNSLSTDDYALMKNFLVRTVSADKNNEVKKRIKAYLSSIIKKEENYTVYDMSELMSTLNQITYFLMIILGGIATISLVVGGIGIMNIMLVSVTERTREIGIRKAIGAKRSDIRIQFLIESMVITGVGGIIGILLGFFVIALGISRIPGVEPVYSLKWAFVAFGISVLIGVIFGMLPAEKAARLNPIEALRYE, from the coding sequence ATGGAGAAGTTTTTGCTTTCTTGCAAGATGGCAATCCAGAGTATTTTTCTCAACAGGCTAAGGTCATTTCTAACGCTTCTTGGTGTTGTCATAGGAGTTGGTGCGGTGGTTGCAGCTGTGGGGCTTGCTGAGGGTACCACAGCTGGTATTACAAAAGAGATAGAAAAGCTTGGTACAAACCTTGTGTATGTTTTTATAAATCCAGCTTCAAAGAGCGAAGATATTTCTGTTGATCAATTTTTAGAGTTTGCAAGGAAGAATAACGATGTTATCATGGGTGTGAGCCCATTTGTCCAATATCCTGCTCAAGCAATTTTCAGAGGTAAAAAAGAGGAGTGCCAGATTATTGGTGCAACAGCCGAGTACATGATGATACAAAACCTTGCACTTTCAAAAGGAAGGTTTATAAGTCCTGTAGACAGTGATTTTAGGCAAAAAGTGGCAGTGATAGGTTCGAGGATACGGAAAAAGCTATTTAATAGCCAAAATCCAGTGGGCCAAGAGATAAACGTAAATGGTCAGGTTTTCAAGGTGGTTGGGGTTTTGAAAGAAAAGCAGGGCGGAAGGGACAACACGGTTGACGACAGTATCATAGTGCCCTTATTTGCCTTAAATAGCCTCTCGACAGACGACTATGCGCTTATGAAAAATTTTTTGGTACGTACAGTTTCTGCTGATAAGAACAACGAGGTTAAAAAGAGAATAAAAGCATATTTAAGCAGTATTATAAAAAAGGAGGAAAACTATACAGTTTATGATATGTCTGAACTTATGTCAACTCTCAATCAAATAACATATTTTTTGATGATAATACTTGGTGGGATTGCTACAATCTCTCTTGTAGTTGGTGGCATTGGAATTATGAACATAATGCTTGTGTCTGTTACAGAAAGAACAAGAGAGATTGGGATTCGAAAAGCAATTGGAGCAAAGAGAAGCGATATTAGAATACAGTTTCTCATAGAGTCGATGGTCATAACAGGTGTTGGTGGTATAATTGGTATATTGCTTGGGTTTTTTGTAATTGCGCTGGGGATTTCGAGGATTCCTGGAGTTGAGCCTGTATATTCACTAAAGTGGGCTTTTGTGGCTTTTGGAATTTCGGTTTTGATAGGAGTAATTTTTGGAATGCTTCCGGCAGAGAAGGCAGCGCGCTTAAATCCTATTGAAGCGCTAAGATATGAATAA
- a CDS encoding SufB/SufD family protein has protein sequence MPARHYIDENILALAKSAENKKAAFGTDIDLSRFEEADEKEEIDELSKLPEEIQKTILNAGIEVKEEGRVGSFLQVDHSVVYKRLAQRYSGQLEILDINEALEKYPEVREKYFWKAVKPDRDKYTAFSAMHPAHGYFIRVFKGQKVEKPVQACLLLQENARIQNVHNIVIVEEGAEVQIINGCTTAPKVKEGLHIGISEFYLEKGSKLTFTMIHNWAEDFYVRPRGVTIVEDDAVFISNYVLLKPVKSIQSFPIAILKGKNSVASFNSILYGLKDSEIDIGSHIILEGENSSGQAISRAIVKDRAKIYSRGVLEAKHNQSRAHLDCRGILFSEEGVMYAVPELLSDGAPQSHLSHEAAIGPIAEEEVEYLMARGLSKDDAISLITQGFMDVKILGLPKHLENYIQELILQTQMENM, from the coding sequence ATGCCTGCAAGACATTATATAGATGAAAATATTTTGGCTTTAGCAAAAAGTGCAGAAAATAAAAAGGCTGCATTTGGCACTGATATAGACTTGAGCCGGTTTGAAGAGGCTGATGAAAAAGAAGAGATAGATGAGCTTTCAAAACTTCCTGAAGAAATACAAAAGACAATCTTAAATGCCGGAATTGAGGTCAAAGAAGAAGGACGCGTGGGAAGTTTTCTACAAGTTGACCACTCTGTTGTTTACAAAAGACTTGCGCAGCGCTACAGTGGCCAGCTTGAAATTCTGGATATAAATGAGGCACTTGAAAAATACCCAGAAGTCAGAGAAAAGTATTTTTGGAAGGCAGTAAAACCTGACAGGGACAAATACACAGCATTTTCTGCTATGCACCCTGCACATGGATACTTTATTAGAGTTTTCAAAGGCCAAAAGGTGGAAAAGCCTGTTCAGGCATGTCTTTTATTGCAAGAAAATGCAAGAATCCAAAATGTGCACAATATAGTAATTGTGGAAGAAGGTGCAGAGGTTCAGATAATAAACGGGTGTACAACAGCACCAAAGGTAAAAGAAGGACTTCACATTGGTATTTCTGAGTTCTATCTTGAAAAAGGAAGCAAGCTTACATTTACAATGATTCATAACTGGGCAGAAGATTTTTATGTAAGACCAAGGGGAGTAACAATTGTTGAAGACGATGCAGTTTTCATTTCAAATTATGTGCTTTTAAAACCTGTAAAGTCCATACAGTCGTTCCCCATTGCAATCTTGAAAGGTAAAAACTCGGTTGCTTCTTTTAACTCGATCTTGTATGGGTTAAAAGACTCTGAAATTGACATAGGCTCTCATATTATCTTAGAAGGTGAAAATTCAAGTGGCCAGGCAATTTCAAGGGCTATAGTAAAAGACAGGGCAAAGATTTACTCCCGTGGAGTGTTAGAAGCAAAGCATAACCAATCTCGTGCGCACTTGGACTGTCGTGGAATTTTGTTCTCTGAAGAAGGTGTTATGTATGCTGTGCCAGAGCTATTGTCAGACGGTGCACCACAGAGCCACCTTTCACATGAGGCTGCAATTGGTCCTATTGCCGAAGAAGAGGTAGAATACCTGATGGCAAGAGGGCTTTCAAAAGACGATGCAATATCTCTTATAACCCAAGGGTTTATGGATGTAAAAATACTTGGGCTTCCCAAGCATCTTGAAAATTATATACAGGAGCTTATTTTGCAGACTCAAATGGAAAATATGTAA
- a CDS encoding ABC transporter ATP-binding protein, with translation MLEIVDLHVEVGSKEILKGISLTIPDGETHILFGPNGSGKTTLMMSIMGLPKYKILSGKIIFNGIDITYMPTHERAKLGIGMMFQKPPAIRGVELKKLSEIIKSLRNTDVDVDEYARILNLEEHLSREVNLGFSGGEIKRSELLQLICQRPSLVLLDEPESGVDLDNITLLGNMIKKLLKGEKVRKRQTSGLIVTHTGYILEYVNADKGHILIDGKLVCSGPAKDLFEEIRQNGFGRCEGCLQDII, from the coding sequence ATGCTTGAGATTGTCGACCTTCATGTTGAGGTTGGGTCGAAAGAGATTTTAAAAGGCATTTCTCTCACAATCCCAGATGGTGAGACTCACATTCTGTTTGGTCCGAACGGAAGTGGAAAAACAACTCTGATGATGAGTATAATGGGGCTTCCTAAATATAAAATCCTATCTGGCAAGATTATCTTCAATGGCATTGACATCACATACATGCCAACACATGAGAGGGCAAAGCTTGGAATTGGAATGATGTTTCAAAAACCACCTGCTATAAGAGGAGTTGAGCTAAAAAAACTTTCTGAGATAATAAAGTCTTTGAGAAACACTGACGTAGATGTGGATGAGTATGCAAGGATTTTAAATTTAGAAGAACATTTATCAAGAGAAGTAAACTTGGGTTTTTCTGGTGGAGAAATTAAAAGGTCTGAGCTACTGCAGCTAATCTGCCAGCGACCAAGCTTGGTGCTTCTTGATGAGCCAGAATCTGGTGTTGACCTCGACAACATCACTCTTTTAGGAAATATGATCAAAAAACTTTTAAAAGGCGAAAAGGTCAGAAAAAGACAGACCTCTGGTTTGATTGTTACACACACAGGCTACATTTTGGAGTATGTAAACGCAGACAAAGGTCACATTCTGATTGATGGAAAGCTTGTGTGCTCTGGCCCAGCAAAAGATTTGTTTGAAGAGATCAGGCAAAACGGTTTTGGGAGGTGTGAAGGATGCCTGCAAGACATTATATAG
- a CDS encoding cyclic-di-AMP receptor, which produces MKLLLAIVSDTDRNKINLALIENGVPATIIYSTGGFLNRGTVTFMIGAEDEKVDEIIELIKQNVSSRKEVCKSTLPPALQTLFFVSKQKIEQGGAVIFVLDVENFIKV; this is translated from the coding sequence ATGAAGTTATTGCTGGCAATTGTCTCAGATACCGACAGAAACAAAATCAACCTCGCGCTTATAGAAAACGGTGTTCCGGCCACAATTATCTACTCAACAGGCGGTTTTTTAAATAGGGGGACTGTTACATTCATGATTGGTGCTGAGGATGAGAAGGTGGATGAGATAATCGAACTGATAAAACAAAATGTATCATCAAGGAAGGAGGTTTGCAAAAGCACGCTACCACCAGCGCTGCAAACTTTGTTTTTTGTCAGTAAGCAAAAGATAGAACAGGGCGGTGCTGTAATATTTGTGCTGGATGTTGAGAACTTTATAAAAGTTTGA
- a CDS encoding NAD(P)/FAD-dependent oxidoreductase has translation MIYDCAVIGAGPAGLSAAINLAQTNRSVIVFATKEEDSAIYKAPEINNYLGFFGVSGKELLRSFYDHAKKYNIEIVNKKVINFYKSGNIFTINASNEFYEAYSVILAIGTPKKTLLENEAEFVGRGISYCAVCDGMLYKGRVIAVVGESVEAEEEAEYLSELAKKLYYIPLYKKNEFHFKDNVEVILSRPKSVSGQEFVNAIELEDKILSVDGIFIIRKTMPADQLIYGLEFTEEGHIKVDKNMQTSIEGLFAAGDCTGRPYQVAKAVGEGLVAGLSASSYVKRIKEALTKKD, from the coding sequence ATGATTTATGATTGTGCGGTGATTGGTGCAGGACCTGCCGGTCTTTCTGCTGCTATTAATCTTGCTCAGACAAACAGAAGTGTAATTGTTTTTGCAACAAAGGAAGAAGACTCTGCCATATACAAAGCTCCTGAGATAAATAACTATCTTGGTTTTTTTGGCGTCTCTGGAAAGGAGCTTTTAAGAAGCTTTTATGATCATGCTAAAAAGTACAATATTGAGATTGTGAATAAAAAGGTTATTAATTTCTACAAGTCAGGAAATATCTTCACAATTAATGCCAGCAATGAATTTTATGAGGCTTATTCTGTTATTTTGGCAATAGGGACGCCAAAGAAAACTCTTCTTGAGAATGAAGCTGAGTTTGTTGGAAGGGGAATTAGTTACTGTGCAGTTTGTGATGGAATGCTCTACAAAGGAAGAGTGATAGCAGTTGTGGGTGAAAGTGTTGAAGCCGAAGAAGAGGCAGAGTATTTGTCTGAGCTTGCAAAAAAGCTCTATTACATTCCGCTTTATAAGAAAAATGAATTTCATTTTAAAGACAATGTTGAAGTAATTTTATCAAGACCGAAGAGCGTGTCCGGCCAGGAATTTGTAAATGCGATAGAGCTTGAGGATAAAATCTTAAGCGTTGACGGGATATTTATAATCAGAAAGACAATGCCAGCAGACCAACTAATCTATGGTTTGGAGTTTACAGAGGAGGGGCATATAAAAGTGGACAAAAATATGCAAACCTCAATTGAAGGGCTTTTTGCAGCAGGAGATTGTACAGGACGGCCCTATCAAGTTGCAAAGGCAGTGGGAGAAGGGCTTGTTGCAGGGCTTTCTGCTTCAAGCTATGTAAAGAGGATAAAGGAAGCTCTCACGAAAAAGGACTGA
- a CDS encoding FmdB family zinc ribbon protein, giving the protein MPFYDLRCKECGEEFNIRASIKERENKEIECPNCHSHELEAVFKSVNIISSSKSSDSGYSCTSGCCGGFCGF; this is encoded by the coding sequence ATGCCATTTTATGATTTGAGATGCAAAGAATGTGGTGAAGAGTTCAATATCAGAGCATCTATAAAAGAAAGGGAAAACAAAGAGATCGAATGTCCAAATTGTCACAGTCATGAGCTTGAGGCAGTTTTCAAAAGTGTGAATATAATCTCATCCTCGAAGTCTTCTGATAGTGGCTATTCTTGTACAAGTGGATGCTGCGGGGGTTTCTGTGGATTTTAA
- a CDS encoding FTR1 family protein: protein MFQGFVIAFREVFEIILVIAVMVGVIQKLNQRNLLKSLNIGLVLGVVLSILLGVIVFVFYERLKESFEGVEIALKILLLILITWFLVLAINFQKRDFKQETYQKVINFQKYSVGIFLLSFANVFREGAEMVIFSLASFAKDKSFDLFYGVLFGILAAIVAGYLLFRFSKRINIKVFFIATTLILVAISSEILKDLARELLKEVLKTENNIIPNILSIGYLLTFLVLLIRANVKAKRIAE, encoded by the coding sequence ATGTTCCAAGGATTTGTAATTGCTTTCAGAGAAGTTTTTGAAATAATTCTTGTAATTGCTGTGATGGTAGGTGTTATTCAAAAGCTGAATCAAAGGAATTTGCTCAAAAGTTTAAACATTGGTCTTGTATTAGGGGTTGTTTTGAGTATATTACTTGGTGTTATTGTGTTCGTGTTTTATGAAAGGTTAAAAGAATCGTTTGAAGGAGTTGAAATAGCCTTAAAGATACTGTTGCTAATTTTAATTACCTGGTTTTTGGTTTTAGCAATTAACTTTCAAAAAAGAGATTTTAAACAAGAGACTTACCAGAAGGTTATTAATTTCCAGAAGTATTCGGTTGGGATTTTTCTACTCTCTTTTGCCAACGTCTTCCGAGAAGGTGCAGAGATGGTTATATTCTCATTAGCTTCATTTGCCAAGGATAAATCTTTTGATTTGTTTTATGGGGTTCTTTTTGGAATACTTGCAGCAATAGTAGCAGGTTATTTGTTATTTAGATTCTCAAAAAGAATAAATATAAAGGTCTTTTTCATAGCTACAACGCTAATTTTAGTGGCTATTTCATCTGAGATCTTGAAAGATTTAGCAAGAGAACTCCTTAAAGAGGTTTTAAAAACTGAAAATAATATAATTCCAAATATTTTGAGTATAGGGTATCTTCTGACGTTTTTAGTTTTACTAATAAGAGCAAATGTAAAAGCAAAGAGAATAGCAGAGTAA
- the spoIVA gene encoding stage IV sporulation protein A, whose protein sequence is MDVDIYKEIAKRTNGDIYIGVVGPVRTGKSTFIKRFMDLFVIPNIEDEYKKERAKDELPQSAQGRTIMTTEPKFVPNEAVEILLDDNAKMRVRLVDCVGYLVEGAMGHLEENHPRMVTTPWFEKPIPFEEAAEIGTKKVIQDHSTIGIVITTDGTITEIPRENYIKAEERVIEELKALQKPFVIVLNTAKPYSPDTQELKKELEEKYKMPVLIVNCLQMQIEDVKRILESVLFEFPIIEVKINFPKWFDELSEESWLKREVYDKLKEYASKVDRIRHIKDQLEVLKQLESIGRCEIVSINLGDGKSEVCVYFKEGLLFKIIEESTGFEIKGDHHLVKLLSDLSKIKQEYDKLKEALDEAKEKGYGIVAPSLDELSLETPEIVKRGNSFGVRLKASAPSLHIIRVEVETEVSPIVGTEKQSEELVNFLMREFEDDPKKIWESNIFGKSLHELVKEGLQNKLYRMPEDAQAKLKETLQKIINEGSGGLICIIL, encoded by the coding sequence ATGGATGTTGATATCTATAAAGAGATAGCAAAACGGACAAATGGCGATATTTACATTGGTGTTGTTGGACCAGTTAGAACTGGAAAATCTACTTTTATCAAGAGGTTTATGGACCTTTTTGTAATTCCAAATATTGAAGATGAATACAAAAAGGAAAGGGCAAAAGATGAGCTTCCACAGAGCGCTCAAGGAAGAACTATTATGACAACCGAGCCCAAGTTTGTTCCAAATGAGGCTGTTGAAATACTATTGGATGACAATGCTAAAATGAGGGTTCGGCTTGTTGACTGTGTAGGGTATTTGGTTGAAGGTGCAATGGGACATTTGGAAGAAAACCATCCAAGGATGGTTACAACACCGTGGTTTGAAAAGCCAATCCCGTTTGAAGAGGCAGCAGAGATTGGTACTAAAAAGGTTATCCAGGACCACTCAACAATTGGAATTGTGATTACAACAGATGGCACTATTACTGAAATACCGAGGGAAAACTACATAAAGGCAGAAGAAAGGGTAATAGAAGAGTTAAAAGCCCTTCAGAAGCCTTTTGTGATTGTGCTGAATACCGCAAAACCGTATTCACCAGATACCCAAGAGCTCAAAAAAGAGCTTGAAGAGAAGTACAAAATGCCAGTTTTGATTGTCAACTGTCTTCAGATGCAGATTGAGGATGTAAAAAGGATTTTAGAAAGCGTCTTATTTGAATTTCCAATTATTGAAGTAAAAATAAACTTTCCTAAGTGGTTTGATGAGCTTTCTGAAGAATCGTGGCTTAAAAGAGAGGTCTATGATAAGCTGAAAGAATATGCAAGTAAGGTGGATAGAATAAGGCATATAAAAGATCAGCTTGAAGTTTTAAAACAGCTTGAAAGTATAGGCAGATGCGAAATTGTATCAATCAACTTAGGCGATGGCAAAAGCGAAGTCTGTGTTTATTTCAAAGAAGGTCTGCTTTTCAAAATCATTGAAGAGTCAACTGGTTTTGAGATAAAAGGTGATCACCATTTAGTAAAGCTTCTGAGTGATCTTTCTAAAATAAAACAGGAGTACGACAAGTTAAAAGAAGCTTTAGATGAAGCAAAGGAAAAAGGCTATGGAATAGTTGCTCCATCGCTTGACGAGCTAAGTTTAGAGACTCCAGAGATAGTCAAAAGAGGCAATAGTTTTGGTGTACGATTAAAGGCGTCAGCCCCGTCTCTTCACATTATAAGAGTTGAGGTTGAAACAGAAGTATCGCCAATTGTTGGCACAGAAAAACAAAGCGAAGAGCTTGTAAACTTTTTGATGAGAGAGTTTGAAGATGACCCCAAAAAGATTTGGGAGTCAAATATATTTGGAAAATCCCTTCATGAGCTTGTAAAAGAGGGCTTACAAAACAAGCTATACAGAATGCCAGAGGATGCTCAAGCAAAGTTGAAAGAAACATTGCAAAAAATTATAAATGAAGGAAGTGGCGGGCTTATTTGTATTATACTATAA
- a CDS encoding phosphodiester glycosidase family protein, with protein MKKFLSFISFATIVSLVLSVFAKPYTEILRFKTTQQIAPRTYYEKYELLTDEGFVDINCIKLDLIDGGFDFDVLKSKVANTGDFVYNMVSSQIDKNPIAAINANFFYTNTKTDYNKIWPIGISVSGGKILSSPNNKQNTFPAFVYTTSNEILFDYINGLLYKLVNLDSGYEFKIAHVNKFTGDLTYPILFTGDYVQKTIGNKYKGIVELIIKDGIIKDIREEKQTVALDKNEYLLVATGNYAKNLKANFKVGDKVSLKIDLSIPLEKIKAAASGNTFLLKDGKIPSFTHEIAGRHPRSAIGIDKTGRYLYLVAVDGRNGKSIGLSQGELASFLQSIDVWTAINLDGGYSTQLIAKDNDGKFKAFYNIGETRKVFDSIAAFYKYRDDKIATFYIDCPDRVFAGEEYPIKVYAKDRFYNTITYDAVYLKVYQDAYEIDIKDGTFIPYKDGVVTISCVYEDVYQKAFAQKKISVYKPEILTTNKKQLYLLPGESARLRFYIKDKLGHFKEIDPRKVQAEKNPAFEFKDGSFIAKSNFRGFVTFSYKDLKCSIPVGIGETLQLLRSFDYLALSWPKGVSMFLSSKNKTQGKYSNKVYFSVSSTKGKSFKLNFKTPVDLTNINKISFDLCAKNVKVYLGFKMPNGTQKEVEIPQSKSDNFKSYSLNVESYKTLDYILLIPQKTQGYIWIDNLKGNVVNLPPVEAINQYVAKFDSKLAKSSVILLTKSFESLPSDTKKKVESNLGSYLKCYNLEKGNPPYEKNEKFNIVFLRTKSGSILDFSFYQWIRIKNLSAEKKPLIVVLDIPFESLKQNEKDILIRLLKSRKAPSMIICTTSDYTRVERYDTLYIGYASSNDLLAKSSTKSVNLACDVEKGYIYLARGY; from the coding sequence ATGAAAAAGTTTTTAAGCTTTATTTCTTTTGCGACAATTGTGTCGCTCGTTCTATCAGTATTTGCAAAGCCGTATACAGAAATTTTGAGATTTAAAACAACACAGCAGATTGCTCCTCGCACGTATTATGAAAAGTATGAACTTTTGACAGATGAAGGTTTTGTGGATATAAATTGCATAAAGCTTGACCTTATAGATGGTGGATTTGACTTTGATGTGTTAAAGTCAAAAGTTGCGAACACCGGTGATTTTGTATATAACATGGTTTCAAGTCAAATCGACAAAAACCCTATTGCTGCAATAAACGCAAACTTCTTTTATACAAATACCAAGACAGACTATAATAAAATCTGGCCAATTGGAATTTCTGTATCAGGTGGCAAGATTCTATCTTCACCAAATAACAAGCAAAATACCTTTCCAGCATTTGTATATACAACTTCAAATGAAATTCTTTTTGACTATATAAATGGTCTTTTATACAAGCTTGTAAACTTAGATTCTGGTTATGAATTCAAGATTGCACATGTAAACAAGTTCACAGGCGATTTGACATACCCTATTTTGTTCACAGGCGACTATGTTCAAAAAACTATCGGAAACAAGTACAAGGGAATTGTGGAGCTCATCATAAAAGATGGCATCATCAAAGATATCAGAGAAGAAAAGCAGACTGTTGCCTTGGACAAGAACGAATATCTTTTGGTAGCAACAGGTAACTATGCAAAAAACCTGAAAGCAAACTTCAAAGTGGGCGACAAAGTAAGTTTAAAGATAGACCTTTCCATTCCACTTGAAAAAATAAAAGCTGCGGCATCTGGTAATACCTTCTTGTTAAAAGACGGCAAAATACCATCTTTTACACATGAGATTGCAGGAAGGCATCCACGGTCTGCAATTGGCATTGACAAAACCGGTCGATATCTCTATCTTGTTGCTGTTGACGGACGAAATGGAAAGAGCATTGGTCTCTCACAGGGTGAGCTTGCAAGTTTCTTGCAATCAATTGACGTGTGGACAGCCATAAACCTTGATGGTGGGTATTCCACACAGCTTATTGCAAAGGACAATGATGGAAAGTTCAAAGCTTTTTACAACATAGGTGAGACTCGAAAGGTCTTTGACTCAATAGCAGCTTTTTACAAATACAGAGATGATAAGATTGCTACATTTTATATAGACTGCCCTGACAGGGTCTTTGCAGGTGAAGAGTATCCTATAAAGGTATATGCAAAGGACAGATTTTACAATACAATTACATATGATGCTGTATATTTGAAGGTCTACCAAGATGCTTACGAGATAGACATAAAAGATGGCACATTTATTCCTTACAAAGATGGTGTTGTTACAATATCTTGTGTGTATGAAGATGTGTATCAAAAAGCTTTTGCACAAAAAAAGATTTCGGTATACAAACCGGAGATTTTGACCACAAACAAAAAGCAGCTTTACCTTTTGCCCGGTGAGTCGGCAAGGCTAAGGTTTTATATAAAAGATAAGCTTGGCCACTTTAAAGAGATAGACCCAAGAAAAGTTCAAGCGGAAAAAAATCCTGCTTTTGAGTTCAAAGACGGAAGTTTTATAGCAAAATCTAATTTTAGAGGCTTTGTAACATTTTCTTACAAGGATTTAAAATGCAGTATACCCGTTGGAATAGGTGAGACTTTACAGCTTCTTAGGTCGTTTGATTACCTTGCCTTGAGCTGGCCAAAAGGTGTTTCGATGTTTCTTTCATCAAAGAACAAGACACAAGGAAAATATTCAAATAAGGTCTATTTCAGCGTCTCATCGACAAAAGGCAAAAGCTTTAAGCTCAACTTTAAAACTCCTGTCGACCTTACAAATATAAATAAAATTTCATTTGACCTTTGCGCAAAAAATGTCAAAGTATACCTTGGCTTTAAAATGCCAAATGGCACTCAAAAAGAGGTTGAAATACCTCAGAGCAAAAGCGACAATTTTAAAAGCTATTCCTTGAATGTAGAGAGTTACAAAACTTTAGACTATATTTTGCTCATCCCTCAAAAAACACAAGGTTATATCTGGATTGACAATCTGAAAGGTAATGTTGTAAATTTACCGCCTGTTGAAGCTATAAACCAGTATGTTGCAAAGTTCGATAGTAAGCTTGCAAAATCGTCTGTAATTTTACTGACAAAGAGTTTTGAAAGTCTGCCAAGTGACACCAAGAAAAAGGTAGAATCCAATCTTGGCAGCTATTTGAAATGTTACAATCTTGAAAAGGGCAATCCACCATATGAAAAGAATGAAAAGTTTAACATAGTATTTTTAAGAACCAAAAGTGGTTCAATTTTGGATTTTTCGTTCTATCAGTGGATTAGGATTAAAAATCTATCAGCTGAGAAAAAACCACTGATTGTTGTTTTGGACATCCCCTTTGAAAGTCTCAAGCAAAATGAAAAAGATATACTCATAAGACTTTTAAAATCAAGAAAAGCGCCATCAATGATCATCTGCACCACGAGTGATTACACCCGTGTAGAAAGATACGATACTCTTTACATCGGCTATGCATCATCAAACGATCTTTTAGCAAAATCAAGTACGAAAAGTGTAAACCTTGCATGTGATGTTGAAAAAGGTTACATTTACCTTGCAAGAGGATATTAA
- a CDS encoding tRNA 2-thiocytidine(32) synthetase TtcA, whose protein sequence is MQHIFSKVRKAVEDFEMIEEGDKIAVGVSAGKDSLTMLYTLSFMRRFYPKKFDVVAITVDMGFEGMDFLPIKEFCDKIDVEFHLVPSQIKQIVFDIRKEENPCSLCANLRRGILNSTAKSLGCNKVALGHHLDDVVETFFLSLFFEGRIYCFSPKTYLDRTQITTIRPMIYLKEHDLRAAARKLELPVITNLCPANGKTNRQRMKEFVKSLKQFHPATKDLVFNAIKRNIWGLKD, encoded by the coding sequence ATGCAGCATATCTTTAGCAAGGTGAGAAAGGCTGTAGAAGATTTTGAAATGATAGAAGAAGGAGACAAGATTGCAGTTGGTGTTTCTGCCGGAAAAGATAGTCTCACTATGCTCTACACTTTGAGCTTTATGAGAAGATTTTACCCCAAAAAGTTTGATGTTGTTGCTATCACGGTTGATATGGGATTTGAGGGAATGGATTTTTTGCCAATCAAAGAATTTTGTGATAAAATAGATGTTGAATTTCATCTTGTGCCATCGCAGATAAAACAGATTGTGTTTGACATTAGAAAAGAAGAAAATCCTTGCTCGCTTTGTGCAAACCTTCGACGTGGAATACTTAACTCCACTGCAAAAAGTCTTGGCTGCAACAAGGTTGCGCTCGGACATCACTTGGATGACGTGGTTGAAACATTTTTCCTGAGCCTATTTTTTGAAGGAAGAATCTACTGTTTTTCGCCAAAGACATACCTTGACAGAACTCAAATTACAACTATAAGACCTATGATTTATTTAAAAGAACATGACTTGAGGGCTGCTGCAAGAAAGCTTGAGCTTCCCGTAATCACAAACCTATGCCCTGCAAATGGAAAAACTAACAGACAAAGAATGAAAGAGTTTGTAAAAAGTTTGAAACAGTTTCATCCCGCAACCAAGGATTTGGTCTTTAATGCTATAAAGAGAAATATATGGGGATTAAAAGACTAA